The Pedobacter frigiditerrae genomic sequence GTTAAACCTGGTAAACTTGGGAAGTTGGTGTTCTCTTTCTTCAAGATCATGTGGAAGTGGTCGTCTGATTGGCTCATCATGTAATTAAAGCCATTCATTACGCCTTCTTGTCCGTTAAGTTCAGCAACTCTATCCAAAGCAAGATAAGTGGTAACTAAACCTCCTAAAATCAGGAATAATACTTGGATAACGTCTGTGTAGCCAATTACCTTCATTCCGCCTAATGCGATAATGATAGCAAAAACAGCTAAGGCATACATACATAAATTAGTATCGATACCAGAAATACCATTAATGGCTAATGCACCTAGGTATAAGATTGATGTTAAGTTAACTACTACATAAAGCAATAACCAGAAAACAGCCATGATCATGGCTACAGTTTCATTGTAACGTTGCTGCAAAAATTGCGGCATGGTATATATCTTGTTTTTAAGATATACAGGGATAAAAAATACCGCTACAATAATTAATGTAGCTGCCGCCATCCACTCATAGGTAGCGATAGCTAAACCCATTTTAAATCCATTACCACTCATGGCAATAAATTGTTCTGAAGAAATGTTGGATGCGATTAATGATGTTCCAATTGCCCACCAGGTTAACGAACCCTCGGCTAAGAAGTAATCATGGGATGCAGAAACTGATTTCTTCTTTTTTCTATATATCCAGAAGCCATAAACGGCTACGATAACGAAGTAAACAAGAAATACAATGTAATCTTTAATGTCTAAACTATTCATTTTATGTGTTTGTTTGGTTAGAGTTCTAAATGTAGTAATTTTTGGCTAAATCGGTTAATCGTTACAACCGGTTAATTGTTGAAACTGGTTAACTGTTAGTGTCAGTCTGAGCGTAGTCGAAGACTCAGAAAACCAAGAAAATCAAAAAATGCTCCTCCGACTACGCTCAGGATGACATTTTTTGATTTTACAATTAACCTAATAACTAGATATGTCTATTAATGATGTTTTCTAAGTATTCTTGTCTGCCGCTTAAAGTAGCTGGTTCACCATTTTCTGCAGCATAGTTTCTCAAATCTTCTAAGGTTAATTTACCTTGTTCAAATTCTGCACCTTTACCACTATCAAAAGAAGCATAGCGGTCTGCACGAACTTTTTTGTAGTCTGATTTTTGCAAAATAGAATCAGCAGTTACCAAAGCACGAGCAAATAAGTCCATTCCGCCTACGTGAGCATAGAATAAATCTTTTTGGTCTGTAGAATTACGACGAATTTTAGCATCGAAGTTTACACCGCCACCTTGTAAGCCACCACCTTCTAATATGATTAACATGGCTTCTGTTAATTCATTGATATCATTGGGAAACTGGTCAGTATCCCAACCATTTTGGTAATCTCCACGGTTAGCATCAATAGAACCTAATAAACCATTGTCTACTGCAACTTGTAGTTCGTGTTGGAAAGTATGACCAGCTAAAGTGGCGTGGTTAACTTCTAAATTCAATTTAAAATCAGCCAATAAATCATGCTCTTGCAAGAAACTTTTTACAGTTGCTGCATCATAATCATATTGGTGTTTAGATGGTTCACAAGGTTTTGGTTCGATGAAGAATGTTCCTTTGAAACCTTGTTTACGAGCATAGTCTTTAGCCGTATGTAAGAATTTAGCCAAATGCTCTTGCTCACGTTTCATGTTGGTATTTAGCAAGCTCATGTAACCTTCTCTTCCTCCCCAAAACACGTAATTTTCTCCGCCAAGGGCGATGGTTGCGTCTAATGCAGCCTTAACCTGCGCTCCACCATGTGCTAATACATGAAAATCTGGATTAGTAGAAGCACCATTCATGTAACGTCTGTGGCTGAATAGGTTAGCTGTTCCCCAAAGTAATTTTACACCGCTATCTGCTTGTTTTTGTTTAGCATATTCTACTAAAGCCTGTAACCTGCGTTCGTTATCTGCAACATCATCTGTATAATCAACAACATCCACATCGTGGAAACAGTAGTAAGGTAATTGCATTTTGGTAATGAATTCAAATGCTGCATCCATTTTATCTTTTGCACGTTCAACTGCATCTTTCTTTTCATCCCATGGGAAAATATGTGTTGCTCCACCAAATGGGTCTGCGCCATTTCCATTAAATGAATGCCAATAAGCACATGCAAATTTAAAGTGCTCGTTCATGGTTTTTCCAGCAACTACTTTGTTTGCATCGTACCATCTAAATGCTAGTGGATTATCGCTTTGCAAACCTTCAAATTGTATTTGCTCAATACCTTTAAAAAATTCTTTTGCTCCTGTTACTACTTTTGTCATCGTTTCTTTGTTAATTTTTTTGGATAAATTTTGGTTAATGGTCTATGGTTGATAGTCAATTGTCTGGGCGGTTAGGCCATTAACAATTTACTATTGTCTATTAACCAGCTAACTCTTGTTCTAATATTTCTTTCCAATCTTGATAAATTGGTTCGTATGCTTGTGAGTTTTTAGGCTCTATTAATTTTAATATGTCGTGTTGCGAAAATGCATCTGCTGCATCAGTAAAAATGCCTGCGCCAATTCCTGAACCTAAAGCTGCTCCAACACTACCGTCGTTTTCATATAGTTCTACAGGCACACCCGTTACATCTACAAAAGTTTGAGCAAATACATCACTTAAAAATAAGTTTGCCTTACCCGCTCTAATTACTTTTGGTTGCATTCCGTTTGTTCTCATGATATCTAATCCATACCTAAATGAGAAGGCAATGCTTTCTTGAACGGCTCTAAAAATATCTGATTGGTTATGCGTATTTAAATCAATACCTGATAATTGTGCGCCTGTAAACTTATTGTTCAACATCCGCTCTGCGCCATTGCCAAAAGGTAAAACCTTTAAGCCTTTGCTGCCAATTGGCGATTGAGCCGAGATATGATTTAATTCTGGATAAGAAAGGTAAGGAGCGAAATTGTGTTTTGCCCAACGATACATACTTCCAGTTCCGTTAATACATAGTAAAACGCCAGTGTGTTTTAATTCTGGCGTATAGGTTACGTGTGCAAAGGTATTTACCCTCGATTGTTTGTCGTATGTTAATTCATCGCTAACGCCATAAATTACACCTGATGTTCCGGCAGTTGCGGCAACTTCACCAGGTTTTAACACATTTAATGATAAAGCATTGTTGGGTTGGTCGCCAGCTTTATAAGAAACAGGTATACCTTCAGTTAGGCCTAAAAGTTTAGCAATGCCTTCTTTTAGATAACCATGTTCTGAGAATAGAGCTTGAATTTTAGGGATGTGATTTTCATTTAATCCGTAATGATTCATTACATCTTTAGAGATTTCATCTTTCTTGAAATCCCAAAAAATACCTTCAGATAAAGCAGGAATACTAGTTGTAATTTGCCCTGTAAGTTTCATTGCAATGAAATCGCCCGGCAACATCACCTTGTCTATTTTTTCATAAATTGCAGGCTCGTTGTTTTTTACCCAAGCTAATTTTGAAGCTGTGAAATTACCTGGAGAGTTTAAAAGGTTTTCGAGTGATTTTTCGTGGCCAATTGCATCAAAGGCTTTTTCGCCTAATGCTACAGCTCGGCTATCACACCAAATAATGCTATCCCTTAAAACTTCTTGTTCTTTATCTACTGCAACTAATCCGTGCATTTGGTAGGCAATGCCGATTGCCTTTATTGATTTTGGGTCAAATAAATCTAAAGCATTTACTTTTAAAATAGCTTGTTGCGCATTATGCCACCAATCCATTGGGCTTTGTTCTGCCCAGCCGGGTTGAATTGATTTAATGGCTGTCTCTTCTTCTGGGTACTGTACAGTAGCCACACTCTTTTGAGTTTGAATATCAACAACTGCAACTTTTATAGACGATGTGCCTACGTCAATACCTAGTAAATACATTCAGTTTGTAATTTATAAATTTGGTTCTATGCAAACGGTTGCATAAAGATAGACGTAAATTTATAAAAGTCAAATATTTTGAAAGTTTTTTTCGATTTTTTTAAATAAGGTTATGCAACTTGTTGTTTTGAGTTGCTTTCCATCAGGATAAAGAAGAATGTCTTAAATAGAATTCCCTGTCGATTGCCTTTCGACCAACGTTGGGTCTAATACAATATGTTGAATGTCTTGATATGGATTCTCTTGTTGAATCATTTTAAGAAACATTTTAGCGCATTCACTACCCATTTGGTTGGGGTGTTGGTCTATTGTGGATAGGTTTGGGGTAATGTATGCCGAAAAACCTTCGTTTGCAAATCCAATTACGCCAATTTTAGGAGGAGTTTCATCAATTTCCTTTAGTTTTTTAATTACCCCAAGCGCCGTAAAATCGTCTCCAGCAATAATTGCGTCAGGTCTATTTTCTAATCGCATTAATTTACTAGCTCCAAATCTACCGTCCTTAATAGATAGTCCACCGAGGATGATGTTCTCTTCCGAAACGGGTAAGTTGTTGTCTTTTAATGCTTTTTTGTAGCCTTCTAGCCTGTCGCTAAAAATCTTTATTTGATGGATGGTGGTGATGAAAGCAATGTTCTTGTATCCTTTTTGAATTAAATATTCAGTAGCCATGTAACCAGCTTTAAAGTCATCTAGTGTTACCGTTGGTACATTTAAGTTACTGTTCACCCTATCAAAAATAACAAGTGGTTTGTTTTGTTTAATGATTTCAGTAAAGTGAGAAACGTCTTCAGTTTCTAAAGACATGGAGGCAATTATTCCATCAACTTGTGCTTCTAGCAATGTTTTAACCCCGTTTATTTCGTTCTCAACAGACTCGTTAGATTGATAAAGGATAACTCTATAGCCACTATCTTTTAAACCTTCTTCTATACTATGTATAATAGAAGCAAAAAAATGTGCTTGTACGCTTGGTACAATTACACCAATAATGTATGTTTTGCCTGATTTTAATGCAGAAGCTAGCCGGTTTGGACTATAATTTAATTTTTTAGCTGTGGCGATTACTGCTTCTCTCGTAGCTTCACTAATAGCTGGAAAACCACTTAATGCCCTAGAAACCGTTGATACGGTGATGTTCAGCTCCTTGGCAATGTCGTATATGGTGGTTTTCTTTTTCAATTATTGTTATATGTTAAAACTCCAATTCGGCTGCAAACTAAGAAAAAATAAATCATTCTAAAAATCTTGACCGATAGTTTAAATAAAAATAGTGCAACCGATTGCATTTTTATAAAAATAAAGTTAATTTAGGCGTACCAAATATTTGTGGGAATAATATTCAATTATTAAAGAGTATGAGCGTTATGAAAAAATTGCTAATTGTAGTTGTTTTGGTTTTACTGCGAGGATTTGTCTTTGCGGCTGGAACAAATCCATTTATTATCAAGTCTTACGTTCCTGGAAGTTTTGTAATTGCCAATAAAGGAAAGGTTAGCTCTATTTTATTGAGTGATAATGAGTTTGCCGGTGTAACCAGAGCTGCTAAAAACCTGCAAAGCGACTTACAAAAAGTAACAGGTTTAAATCCTTCACTTTCTACAGAAAAAGCAACTGGATTAACAATCATCATCGGAACCATTGGCAATAGTAAAATCATCGACCAGTTGGTGAAAAACAATAAAATTAACGTTGCAGGTATTGCTGGGAAATGGGAAAGCACATTAATTGAAGTGGTTAAAAACCCATTGCCTGGTATAGACAGTGCTATGGTTATTGCTGGAAGCGATAAACGAGGAACGATTTACGGTGTTTATGAATTATCATATCAAATAGGCGTTTCGCCGTGGTATTATTGGGCAGATGTTCCTGTTAAAAAAAGTGAAAGTTTATTTGTTAAATCAGGAAGGTACGTTGTTTCATCGCCTGCGGTAAAGTACAGAGGCATTTTTTTAAATGATGAAGCGCCTGCCTTATCAGGATGGACACATAAGGAGTTTGGAGGTTTCAATTCTAAATTATACGAAAAGGTATTCGAATTGATTTTGCGCTTAAAAGGCAACTATTTATGGCCTGCAATGTGGGGCAATGCGTTTAACGACGACGATAAAATGAACCCGATTTTGGCTGATGAATATGGGGTGGTGATTGGTACATCGCACCATGAACCTTTAACTAGAGCCCATGATGAATGGAAAAGATATAAAGGCGGTAAATGGAATTATGATCAAAATCCACAGCAATTAAGAGAATTTTGGGAGAGTGGTTTACAGCGTGTAGCAGATAAGGAGCAAATCATCACTATTGGTATGCGAGGCGATGGAGATGAACCGATGTCTACCGGAACAGCCACTGCGTTGTTAGAAAAAATTGTTAAAGATCAACGAGAAATAATTGAGAAAGTAACCAAAAAACCTGCATCAGAAACTCCTCAAATTTGGGCTTTATATAAAGAAGTACAGGATTATTATGATAAGGGAATGCGTGTGCCAGATGATGTGACTTTGCTATTGGCCGATGATAATTGGGGTAATATCAGAAAGCTGCCTAAATTAAATGAAGCGCCAAGAAGCGGAGGATATGGTATTTATTATCACTTTGATTATGTGGGCGATCCGAGAAATTATAAATGGGTAAATACCAATCCAATTCAGAAGGTTTGGGAGCAAATGAACTTGGCTTATGAGTATAACGCGAATCAGATTTGGATTGTTAATGTAGGCGATTTAAAGCCAATGGAGTTTCCGATAGAATTCTTTTTAGATTACGCTTGGGCGCCTGATGCCATTCCTGCCGAAAAATTGAAAGACTATATTATTAATTGGTCTAACAAACAATTTGGACAAGAGTATGCTGCTGACATCGCTGATATTTTAGATTTATACAGCAAGTACAATGGGCGAATTAAGCCAGAATTATTGAATGATAAAACTTATAGTTTAGCTAATTATAACGAATTTGAAAATGTTGTGGCCGATTATAATTCGTTAAAAGATCGCAGCAAATTTATTTACGATAGAATTCCTGCTAATCAGAAAGACGCTTTTTATCAACTGGTTTTACATCCTGTAGAAGCAAGTGCCAATTTAAATGAGTTATATCTGTCAGTTGCCAAAAATAAATTATACGCTAGACAGGGCCGTTTTTCTGCAAATGCAATGGCAGATAAAGCAGCGGAATTATATAAAAAGGATGAAGAAATTACCAATTACTATAATAAAGTAATGGCAAATGGTAAATGGGATCACATGATGGATCAAACTCATATTGGTTATACTTATTGGCAACAACCTGATAAAAATTCGATGCCTGAAACTGTTATGCTTGCGTTTACAGGTGATTTATCTAAAGCTCAACTCGGACTTGCAATCGAAAGCAGTGATTCATCCTGGACAGGTAAAACAAAGGTTGATGTAGCTTTTCCAACATTTGATTATTACAGCAACAAAACACATTACTTAGAGCTATTTAATGGCAGAAAAGGGTCGTTTAAGTATGAAATTAAAGCCCCAGGTTTCGTAAATGTAAATGCTCCAACGGGTGAAGTAAAAACCGAACAAAGAATTTATTTAAGTATAGATTGGGAAAAAGCACCTGCTGGAAAAACGGAATCTGTAATTACAATTTCTGCAAACGATGGTTCTAAAATTACCTTGCCAATTAAAATAGACAACAGAAGGTTTTTGGATAAAAATATTAATGCCTTTGTTCCAAAAGATGCATACATCTCAATGGAAGCGCCAAGCTACAGTAGAGCCGTAAACAGCCGACCAATTTTTTGGAAAACAATACCTAATTATGGTAAAACGGCAGGAGGTGTGATGCCAGTTCCGGTTACTTCGCCAGTTCAAAAATTAGATGCTAATACTCCGCATTTGGAATATGATTTCTATTCAAACGAAACAGGAACCTACAATTTGCACAGTTATATCTCTCCAACCATAGATTTTACAAATACTGATGGATTAAAATTTGCAATTTCTGTAGACGAGCAACCACCTGTTATTGTTAACATTAGCGCCGATTATAGAACTGAAGCAGCTTGGAGAAAATCAGTTGCAGATAACATCAAGATTTTTAAAACGGCACTGAAAATTGATGCTGTAGGCAAACACACCTTAAAATATTGGATGGTAACTCCTGGTGTAGTATTGCAAAAACTAGTAATAGATTTAGGTGGATTAAAGCCAAGTTACTTAGGTCCGCCGGAAACTTTTGTAAGTAAACAAGAAAAATAAAACCATTTATAAATTGAAAATATGAGCAATAATTTAAAACTTTCTGGCTTATTTGTAATGATGGCCTTAACTGCAAGCGCCTGTCAGCAGAACCAAAAAACGGCAAATAATGAAACTGCAGATACGACTAAAAAATCTAAATATCTATCTCCGCCATTAATTAAAGAAATTTATACTGCTGATCCTTCTGCGCATCTTTTTGAAGGCAAAATTTATATTTATCCATCTCATGATATAGAAGCTGGAACTCCAGAAAATGACATGGGTGACCACTTTGATATGCGTGATTACCATATTTTAAGTATGGACAGTGTTACAGGAAAAGTAACTGATAATGGCGTAGCCTTAAGTGTAAAGGATATTCCTTGGGCAGGTAGACAGCTTTGGGCACCAGATGCAGCGTTTAAAAACGGGACTTACTATTTATATTTTCCTGTTAAGGATAAAAACGATGTGTTTAGGATAGGTGTGGCTACGGCTAAAAATCCTGCTGGTCCGTTTAAAGCAGAACCTAAACCAATGGAAGGTAGTTTTAGTATAGATCCAGCTGTTTTTACAGATACTGACGGTAATTCTTACATGTATTTCGGTGGAATTTGGGGTGGTCAATTGCAAAGATGGAACAACGGAAAATACGATGCCAATGGGTCAAAAACAGATTCTGGCAAAGAAAATGAACCTGCTATTTCTGCAAAAGTTGCCAAGTTGAGTAAAGATATGTTAAGCTTTGATGGAGCTGTTCAGGATGTGAAAATCTTGGATAAAAACGGAAAAGAATTACTAACTAAAGACCATGATAGAAGATTTTTTGAAGGTTCTTGGATGCATAAATTTAATGGTAAATATTATTTTACTTACTCAACTGGCGATACGCACTTTTTAGCTTCAGCGATTAGCGATAGTCCGATGGGTCCATTTACTTATCAAGGTACTTTCATGAATCCTGTTCAAGGCTGGACAACCCACCATTCAATCCTTGAGATAAAAGGTAAATGGTATATTTTTTACCATGATACAGAGTTATCTAATAAAACTCATTTAAGAAATATCAAGGTAACGGAATTAAAACACAATGCAGATGGAACTATCGCTTTGATAGAACCAATGAATAAATAACATATTTGATTAGTGATATCATGATAAAGAGTTTCTTTTTTGGTTGTATGTTTCTTCTAGTTTTTGCGAACTTATCCAATGCACAAACCTATTTAAAACAACAAGGGACGGTTAAGCAGTTATTCGTTAAAGACAAACCTTATTTAATTTTAGGTGGAGAATTGGGTAATTCAAGTGCTTCTGATAATGAGTATATGAAAAACATTTGGCCAAAAATGACGGCAATGAATGTAAATACCATTCTTGCTCCCGTATATTGGGATTTGATAGAGCCAGAAGAGGGAAAGTTAAACTTTACATTAGTTGATAGCTTAATCGCAAATGCAAAGAGGAATGATATAAAACTTGTGTTTTTATGGTTTGGCGTTTGGAAAAACAGCATGTCATGTTATGCGCCATATTGGGTTAAAAAAGACCAACAAAGATTTCAAAGAGCAACGGATAAAAATGGTATTGGTCAAGAAATACTTAGCCCTTTTTACGAGAATAATCTCAATGCAGATGTTAAAGTTTTCAAGGAATTAATGAAACACATTAAAACAGTTGACAGTAAAGACCAAACTGTGGTAATGATTCAGGTAGAAAATGAAATTGGAATGTTGCCAGAAGCTAGAGACCACAGCCCTTTGGCAACAGCGGCATTTAAAAAGCCAATTCCAGCGGCATTTTTTAATTACTTAAAAAAGAATAAAGATAGCTTAATGCCAGAATTTAAAGCGGTTTGGGAAAGGAATGGTTTTAAAACTGCTGGTAATTGGGAAGAAGTTTTTGGTAAAAGTTTGGCAACTGATGAAATTTTTATGGCTTGGTATTATGCCGATTTCATTAACAAATTAACGGATGCTGGAAAGTCTGAATATAATTTACCGATGTTTTTAAATACTGCCTTAAACTATAAAAAAGAAGCTAAGCCAGGCGAATATCCAAGTGCAGGACCATTGCCTCATGTAATGGATGTTTGGAAATCGGCAGCGCCAAGAATAGATTTATTATCGCCCGACTTTTATAATCCAGATTTTAAGTATTGGAATGATTTATATGTGAGAGGAGGAAATACACTCTTCATCCCAGAAATTCGTTTCGAACAAGGAGTTGGAGGAAAGGCGTTTTATGCAATAGGGCATCATAGCGCTATGGGATTTTCGCCTTTTTCTATAGAAAATGGTTCAAAAGAAGAGACTGCTGAAGTAACAGCGACTTATAAATTACTGGATCAATTAAAACCTATTGTTCTTCAGCATCAAGGTAAGGGAACAATTAATGGGGTTTTATTTGATAAAATAGATGCCAAAAAAGAAATCAAAATGGGCGATTATATTTTAACTTTCTCTCACGACTTAAGTTTAGGTTGGTCGGCAAAAGCAAAAGACGAAAAATGGCCAATTACAGGTGCATTGGTTATTCAGCTTGCTGCGGATGAATTTATTGTAGCTGGAACAGGAGTTGTAGTCACTTTTAAACCAATAGCAACCAACACACGGGCTGGAATTGGATACATTGACGAAGGTGTTTTTAAGGATGGTATATTTGTTCCAGGTTTAAGAATGAATGGCGACCAAAGTCATCAGGGTAGGCATTTAAGAATTCCAGAGGGAGATTATAGCATCCAAAAAATCAAGTTATATACTTACAAATAATTAATTCTAATGAGGAAGATATCATTATATGTCATTTTAATTTTAGCAAGTCTAAGCAGCTCTGCCCAAATAAAATTGCCTAGGTTAATTAGCGATGGAATGGTTTTGCAAAGGTCAATTCCGATTAAGTTATGGGGTTGGGCTACTCCAAATGAAAGCGTTAAGCTGAATTTTAATAAAGCAGAATATACTGCTAAAGCCAATGAAAAAGGCGAATGGCAAATAAAATTGCCTGCTCAAAAAGCTGGTGGACCTTACCAAATGGTTTTTACGGCAAGCAACAAAATTATACTTAAGGATATTCTATTTGGTGATGTTTGGGTGTGTAGTGGACAATCAAATATGGAATTGCCAATGAGTAGATTGAGTGATAAATACCCAGATGTAATTGCAAATGCCAATAACAATCAGATTAGACAGTTTCAAGTTCCTGATGAATTTGATTTTAAGCAGGAACGCAAAGATTTTTCAAATGGTTCATGGGTAAGTGCTAGTCCTAAAAATGTATTAGATTTTTCTGGTGTAGCTTACTTTTTTGCTTTAGAGATCTATAAGAGAAATCATATCCCCATTGGTTTCATCAACAGCGCTTTAGGAGGTTCTCCAGCACAAGATTGGATAAGCGAAAGTGCCATTAAAAAATTTCCTGGCTACTATGAAGAGCTACAAAAATTTAAAGATGATAATTTAATTAAAAACATTGAAAAAGCAGACCAGCAAGCATCAATTAACTGGTATAAAAAGCTAAATGCCGCTGATGAAGGTTTAATTAATAACTGGAAAAAAACAGATGCTAAAGGATGGGCGGAAATGAATATTCCTGGTTATTGGGCCGATGGTGCTTTAGGTTTTGTAAACGGAGTGGTGTGGTTTAAAAAAGATATCAATGTCACTAAAGATATGGTTGGTAAACCAGCCAAATTAATGTTAGGCAGAATTATAGATGCAGATTCAGTTTTCATTAATGGACAATTTGCAGGCACAACAAGCTATCAATATCCACCAAGGAGGTATGTTTTGCCGAGCAATCTTTTAAAAGAAGGAAAAAACACAATAGTGGTAAGGGTAGTAAGTAATTCTGGCAAGGGAGGTTTTGCCCCAGATAAACCTTATGAGTTAATTGTTGGCGATGAAACAATTGATTTAAAAGGAGCGTGGAATTATAAGCTAGGTGCCAAGATGGAACCGACTCCTTCTCAAACTTTTGTAAGATGGAAACCTGTTGGTTTGTATAATGCAATGATCAGTCCGCTAACCAATTATGCCATCAAAGGTGCTTTATGGTATCAAGGAGAAGCGAATACGAATAAAGCAGAAGAGTATAAAAGTTTAATGCAAACTTTAATCGAAGACTGGAGAAGTAAATGGAATCAAGGTAATTTCCCATTTTTATATGTGCAATTGCCAGGTTTTATGGAAACTAAAACAACGCCTACAGAAAGTAGTTGGGCTAAGTTAAGGCAACAGCAACTAGACTTATTAACTGTGCCTAATACAGCTATGGCAGTTGCCATTGATTTAGGCGAATGGAATGATATTCACCCGTTAAACAAACAAGATGTAGGAAAACGTTTGGCTTTACAAGCCCAGCATTTAGTTTATGGAGATACTAAAAGTGTAAATTCTGGACCAATGTTTAAGGAAGCCAAGCTGAATAAAAATAAAATTACCATCAGCTTTAATAACGTTGGTGGCGGTTTAATCGCAAAAGGAGCAAAAGAGTTAAAATACTTCGCGGTTGCTGGGGCAGACAAAAAATATTACTGGGCAAATGCTCAAATTATTAACAATAAAGTTGTGGTGTGGAGCAAGGAAGTGCAAAATCCAGTTTCTGTTCGTTATGCTTGGGCAGATAATCCAGAAGGTGCTAATTTGTACAATAAAGCAAACTTGCCAGCCTCGCCATTTGAAGCAAAGGTTGGATTGTAAAATCTAATCGCCACGTCATTGCGAGGATCGATTCTTCATCGTCCGAAGCAATCTCATTCATAGACTGGTTAATGTGAATCTCTTTGAGATTGCCTCATTCCTCGCAATGACGAATCTGTGCTCTAGCATAATTTCATTGAGATTAATTTGAAAACGAATGCCAGTAATCCTTGGCTAATGTTGTCCTGCTATACGCTACTCCCGAAGAAAAATCGGGATTCGCTACTATCAGGTTTATTTAACAAAGGTGGTGGTGCTTGGCTGGGTTTGCAACATGCAACCTTAAATAGCTGTATGGCCTAATTTTAATAAACCTTATTGCAGC encodes the following:
- a CDS encoding sialate O-acetylesterase, giving the protein MRKISLYVILILASLSSSAQIKLPRLISDGMVLQRSIPIKLWGWATPNESVKLNFNKAEYTAKANEKGEWQIKLPAQKAGGPYQMVFTASNKIILKDILFGDVWVCSGQSNMELPMSRLSDKYPDVIANANNNQIRQFQVPDEFDFKQERKDFSNGSWVSASPKNVLDFSGVAYFFALEIYKRNHIPIGFINSALGGSPAQDWISESAIKKFPGYYEELQKFKDDNLIKNIEKADQQASINWYKKLNAADEGLINNWKKTDAKGWAEMNIPGYWADGALGFVNGVVWFKKDINVTKDMVGKPAKLMLGRIIDADSVFINGQFAGTTSYQYPPRRYVLPSNLLKEGKNTIVVRVVSNSGKGGFAPDKPYELIVGDETIDLKGAWNYKLGAKMEPTPSQTFVRWKPVGLYNAMISPLTNYAIKGALWYQGEANTNKAEEYKSLMQTLIEDWRSKWNQGNFPFLYVQLPGFMETKTTPTESSWAKLRQQQLDLLTVPNTAMAVAIDLGEWNDIHPLNKQDVGKRLALQAQHLVYGDTKSVNSGPMFKEAKLNKNKITISFNNVGGGLIAKGAKELKYFAVAGADKKYYWANAQIINNKVVVWSKEVQNPVSVRYAWADNPEGANLYNKANLPASPFEAKVGL
- a CDS encoding DUF5597 domain-containing protein, yielding MIKSFFFGCMFLLVFANLSNAQTYLKQQGTVKQLFVKDKPYLILGGELGNSSASDNEYMKNIWPKMTAMNVNTILAPVYWDLIEPEEGKLNFTLVDSLIANAKRNDIKLVFLWFGVWKNSMSCYAPYWVKKDQQRFQRATDKNGIGQEILSPFYENNLNADVKVFKELMKHIKTVDSKDQTVVMIQVENEIGMLPEARDHSPLATAAFKKPIPAAFFNYLKKNKDSLMPEFKAVWERNGFKTAGNWEEVFGKSLATDEIFMAWYYADFINKLTDAGKSEYNLPMFLNTALNYKKEAKPGEYPSAGPLPHVMDVWKSAAPRIDLLSPDFYNPDFKYWNDLYVRGGNTLFIPEIRFEQGVGGKAFYAIGHHSAMGFSPFSIENGSKEETAEVTATYKLLDQLKPIVLQHQGKGTINGVLFDKIDAKKEIKMGDYILTFSHDLSLGWSAKAKDEKWPITGALVIQLAADEFIVAGTGVVVTFKPIATNTRAGIGYIDEGVFKDGIFVPGLRMNGDQSHQGRHLRIPEGDYSIQKIKLYTYK